A section of the Oncorhynchus nerka isolate Pitt River linkage group LG3, Oner_Uvic_2.0, whole genome shotgun sequence genome encodes:
- the taf12 gene encoding transcription initiation factor TFIID subunit 12: MTQYQPQSNRSNFFTVKAEASSTPPLATSMANSSAAAPGKVMGTPGPAGRISPEGSQVLSKKKLQDLVREIDPNEQLDEDVEEMLLQIADDFIDSVVTAACQLARHRKSNTLEVKDVQLHLERQWNMWIPGYGSDEIRPYKKACTTEAHKQRMALIRKTTKK, encoded by the exons ATGACCCAGTACCAACCACAGTCCAACCGTTCCAACTTCTTCACCGTGAAAGCCGAGGCCTCCTCAACACCACCTCTCGCCACCAGCATGGCCAATAGCAGCGCCGCCGCTCCAGGGAAGGTGATGGGCACACCTGGCCCTGCCGGCAGAATCAGCCCAGAAGGAAGTCAG GTGTTGAGTAAAAAGAAGCTGCAGGACCTAGTAAGAGAGATTGACCCCAATGAGCAGCTCgatgaggatgtggaggag ATGCTGCTGCAGATTGCAGATGACTTTATTGACAGTGTGGTGACGGCTGCCTGTCAGCTGGCCCGCCATCGCAAGTCCAACACCTTAGAAGTGAAGGACGTCCAGCTACACCTGG AGCGCCAATGGAACATGTGGATTCCTGGCTATGGTTCAGATGAGATTCGGCCGTATAAGAAGGCTTGTACCACAGAGGCCCACAAACAG AGAATGGCATTGATCCGCAAAACAACCAAAAAGTAG